CAAGTGTATtaatcttcaaaaagtagACTGTGTTCAGATAATTATCCTGTTCATCTTTACCCCccatcaccaccatcaAGTCACCGTACATCACGGAGGCATGTTCCTGCATTGGTGGTGGGAAATTCTCTTGGTCATTGTTGGCTGGGAAAGTCTCTACCACGGTCCAGTCGTTTACCTCCGGGTCGTACAtgaatattttatttatcAGACCCTGAAGTGTATCACCACCGAATATCCAAAGTTTATTTTGGTACGAGACCATAGTGTGGTTTGTTAATGGGGGTGGCATAAAACtctttggtttcaaaaactcCCAATGGGAATCGGGTCTTCTAAACTGAGAAAGATCAAACACTGCCAGATTATTGAAATATGTGTCGTCAAACTGACCACCAAACAGATATAATTTTGTCTTCATGGGAGTAGTCGCGATAATAGACACTTTGTGGCCATATCTCCCAAGAGGTCTTGGACCAATTGGATTGGGAATGGTCCATTTATACGAGTTGATATTGAACAGATACAGGTCATCGTCCATTAAACCGTCTTTGTTAACTTTGTGCGTGTCACCCCCAAAGACAACAAACGCATTCCCACACAGTGTCGCAGCATGTCCGACTCTTGGTGGAGGTGTGTTTTCAGTAATATCGATAGTAGTCGAAGTGAATTTTGTCCCATTTTCCAACGATTTGATGATCCAAACGTCACCAAACACAGATTGGTCGTGCAGTCCCCCAATCACGAAAACCCTGTCGTCTTCCGTAGCGTAGGATGAGGTCACATGTCTATAACGAGGAAAGGGGGAATCCTTCAATTTTATTCTATTCCACACGACGTTACCCTTTGGAACAAGTTCCGGGCTTGGGCTAAACACGTTGGGCTCTGGTGGCACTGGTGTTCTTATGGTTTGTTCCTGCTGGACGTTTGGCAATTGTTGTTCGTGTTGAACGCTCTGTAATTGTTGTTCGCGCAACCTGTGCTCACTTTCCAGCTGCCGTTGGCgttcctgttgctgttgccgCTCCTGATGTTCACGAGCTTGTTGTTCGCGCTcctgctgttgaaactgcATAAGCTGGGTCGCTCCAGAAACGCTCCTCTGGTCTGCAGGTACCGGTGTTGGATAAATCCGAGGCTGAGCAGAAATGTACTGTCTTTGTCGCTGCTGCCctgaagaaaaagttgtATCTGGGCCGTACGAAGCCTGCCTCGACGCCGAAGAGGAGCCCTGACTCTGTTGTGGGGAGCTGTTGAGATCCTCATCTGAGTTGTCGTGATGGCCCAAATTGAAATGCATAAAACTAGAAGCGCTCTTTACAGCGTTAGAAGATTCTTTCGACGCATTGCCTCCAGTGCCTTTATTTTTGGAGGACTTGTTCTTATCTCTTGTtaacttcttgaagttgaatCCTGCCATCTCGCCAATTCTAGGTAGGTAGACTGCCCAAGAAAAAATCCGTACCGAGATCCAACTGATTTCTTACCAAATCCAGGGTAGcaaacaagaacaagtCACAGGACCAACCGGCTAGCCCAAGCTGTTTatatgttgttgttgctactgatttgatatttttttccacGATTTGGGCACAgctttttctctttgacCTCGAAAACTTGTCATCGACActttttccctctttggGACTTATCCATCACAACCCATCACGAAATGACGGGACCAAGAGGGGTCCATCGCTGCTCGAAGTCGTCACTTTCCGTGATTCTATTATACCAACGTGCTTACATAGTATGTACAGGGGGGATAGGATGGGACTACTTCTTTGTAGGGTCGTGTTGCCCGTTTCCCACTTGAAAATACTCACTGCCCACGCGATCACCTGTGCCTGGCGTGAACAGTTCTCTTTGAGCGGGCTTCACTGTCACGTCCCCGTCGCTGACCCTCTTCATAAGCCCCATGAATTTTGAGGAGGCTAGTTTGCTCTGTACGGGCGAGTCTCTCGCTAATGGTGTTAATGGTGGGGAGCACGCATCTACGATACTTGACGCAATCTCCTGCAACTCGCGTTGCTCCCCAGTAAACGCAGGGTTTGACGTTTCTCTGGTTTCCGGAGTGGCCAAGTCTTGCTCCATCAACTCTTGTTCTAGGGTGTTAAATTCCGCTTCCAGAAGGGCGTCTGTAGGTGTGTGAGTTGTCGTACTGTGAGTCTGTATAGTGCCATAAGGCGATGCCCGCGATCCGGACAGCGGAACGGTACCGCCTCGTTTGAGCAACCGTGACTTTTGTATTCTTTGCCCAACAGGTGAAACAAATTGGGGTTTTAGATCTGGAGAGGAGCTGTTGAACCGACGATAACCATTTCCCATCTGTCTCTCATAGTTCTTGTACAGTCTCTTGTACTCTAAACTGGCCTCCAAGGGATCCTCAACTTTCATTGCTGAAAACTGGTTTATCCACGTTTCCGAGTGACTGCTTCCTATTGTGTTTGACCTTGAGGCTTCATCAGGGACATATGGTGGGCTGTACTTATTATCCGATATTAACGGCTGGCGTGTAACCAAAGAGGGCACAtgtccttgaagaaatgtcCGTTCCAGAGAAcgactgctgctgctgctactgtGAACATGGCTGCTGCTTATCAGTGTTGGTAAACTGGAAACCGATACATTATCCCTTTTCGAAATGAATCGTTGAATCGGATTAACCCGACATGACTCAGGCATGTGTAGCGAAAATACAAATCAGTGCGTCAGCAGTGGGCGAAAAGGTTTCTACTCGACTGCTTAAAGATATTACAATGCCTGACACTCTCCCTTGCCATATAGACACTCAACTAATATGCCAGTGTGACGACACCGACTATAAAACGGGAAACCAATTGTGTGACTTCTTTGCGATGCGTATATTGTCCAAAATGAGTCCGCTtaccaattttttgaaagaaagaaaaaaaagtaaaatgCACACATTACCAGAAGGACCCTTTAAGCTGATTGTTGGAAATTCCACGACAACCCAGCTGTTGGGACTATTATGCTCTGAACATGATCTATTCTTGTTATTTTTAGCGtacatatttttttgtcaaaGAGGATATCTCCAATTGAGTGTTGGCCTCAAACTGGCATAtgatggaaaaaaaagatacaTAAAAGATGCCGTCCTATGAGAGTGAATCGATGAGAACGatagaaagaaaacgagAGGACATGTTTATTATTACTAATAAGATTTTCGTAAAAAGGGTTTGGCGTTTCTTTTGTTGGAAGTTTATCATTAGAGGTCTTTAAACCAGGTAGAACATTCTCAAGCATTTTGTTGACATTCACCAGCTGCCACCTCGGCTCTTAGTCTCAATCTACCGGAAAGAATGTCACCAACCTTGTTAAACTCTCTCCAATGCACGTCCTGACCCTTTCTCAAGTAAATATCAGTTTCGTTCTCCCATAAGTCGGCAATTGGCTTGTAGGAAATTTGAGAGCCGTTGACACAAATGACACTAGCAGACTCGTCCTCATGCTCGACAGTTGGCACTTTCTCACCTTGAGCATTGTAGGTGAATCTCAAGACGTGGGCGTCTTCGTCCGTGCACTTGGCagtgttcttcttgttccaCTGTTCGATAAACTTACAACACTTGACAGCGTATCTCGAGGCGGTGACACGGTCCTTAGAGGATGGGACACCACCTTGTTGTGCATGGCCTGGGATAGCGGTTCTGACACCGAATCTGCCCTTGCTTTGCTCGGAGATGATGTCGGCGATCAGGTCTGTGCTGTACACGGACGATGCCTGTTCGTTTCTGATCAAGATCTTACCGTTTCTGTTCTCACCTTTATCGTGACGGAAGTTCTCCTGTAGCAGAGTCAAATCCTCCTTGATGGACGTCAAGTCGATCTTGCTTTCTGGCGTGTAAACAGACACGGCACCGGTCACCAACCCAGTGAAGGAGGCAATGTAACCGGAATGGCCACCTTGCACTTCAACGACAAAAACTCTCTTTCTGGAGGCGGAGGCACTCTGCTTGATGTCATCGGTGTAGTTTACCAATGCATTCAAACAGGTATCAACACCTAGCGAATATTCCGTACCTGGGACGTTGTTGGAGATGGTTGCTGGGATCAAGACCATTGGGATGTTGAAGATTGGATGGTCCTTTCTGCTGTCACGTAGCTGcttcaaggacttgaaACCTTCAAACCCACCAAGGATGATCAACCCGTCAATCTTGAACTTCTGCAGGTAGTAGGCAATGGTACCCATATCTTCAGCGGCGACAGATCTGTTGGTACCGATTTCGGAACCACCCAAGTTGTGCCAGTTTTCAACGTCGATCCAGCTCAATTCCTTGACTTTACCCGTTTGGATCAAACCACTGAACCCGTTCATGATGGCGAATGGCTTGTGACCGTGGGACAGACAGTACAAAGTTGCGGCTCTGGTGGCAGCGTTCAAAGCGGCAGATGGTGCACCGACGTGGACGACGGCGATGTTCAGTCTCTCGTTTTCTGGCAACAACTCAGAACCGTCGTCACGGACCGTGGTGGACAAGAAGTTTTCGTAAAGTTCGATGAATTCTGTGTCTCTCAGACTGATAGCTTTGTCGAAGTTTTTGCTTTCGATAGCATCGGCGACAGATTTGGTCAACTTGACCGATTCAACAAGGGGCATTCTGATGATCTTGTTCTCTAGGATACCGATCAATGGCGATGGGGTCTCTGGGGTGTTTTCCAAGACGGCCTTGACGGCGTCAACACCTTGCAAAGTGGCCAACCATCTGTCGTGAGCGACAGCGGTACCACCTCTCTGGACGTGGCCCAAGATGGTGACCTTTGTGTCTAGGCCAAGTTCGACCAAAGTGTCCTTGACATCCTCTGCCGTGACTGGGTTCAACTCGTCGTCAAGGGCACCCTCGGCGACAATGATGGTGTTGTTTCTTCTACCCTTGTCTCTGTGTCTTTGGCAGACCTGTTTCAATTCCTCTTGCCATTTCCCACGGGGGACGGCTCTCTCCGGGATGAAGATGTAGTCCGCACCGGTGGCGATACCGGCCATCAGTGCTAGCCAACCACAGTGTCTGCCCATGACCTCTACGACGAAGGCTCTTGAGTGGGACTTGGCGGTTGCGTCGATGTAGTCGACCATTTCACAGATTCTCTCCAAAGCGGAGTATGCACCGATGGTGGAGTCTGTCCCTGACATATCGTTGTCGATGGACCCAACCAACCCGACGATGGTCAAGTTTCTGTACGGGTTGACCTGTTCCTGGGTGAAAGTCCCGTCCTTGACGAGTTCTTCGACCAGGGATGGCCACTCGTGTCTGAACAAGTCGGCACCAGTCAGGGACCCATCACCACCGCAGACGACCAATGCGTCAATCCCTCTTCTGATCAGGTTCCCAGCGGCCCTCTTCCTCCCCTCACGCTGTCTGAACTCGACGGAACGCGCGGTCCCGATAAGTGTACCACCCTCGCTTAGCCATCCTCTGACGTCCTCCCAGctcattttcttcaagaggTCACCGCCACGCAGCAGCCCCTCGTACCCTTCGTACACTGCGTACACGTCGCAGCCGAAGTGGATACCGGTTCTAACGACGGCACGCACGGCGGCACACATACCTGGGGAGTCCCCCCCCGAGGTCATGACTgcgatcttcttctttggttgCAGGGACCCAAGAGAGGTCTTCAACTTGGTTAGAGCGTCCTCGGAGGAAGAGGTGGACAATTCCGCGGAGGCGGCACCGGCGTCCTCTGCTGGCTTCTGGAAGAAGTCTGCCGTTGTTGGTGTTTTGTCTAGCGCGGAAGCGTAGTTTGTGAACTGGATGGTGTTATTAAGCGGGTCCACTATGGAGTAGACGTTTTCCGCGACTTTCTGCGCCTTGAACTTTGCAACCAATTGGTCCAATTCGGTGGAGAAGTAAGTTATTTGGAAGGACCCGTTGACCTGCGTTTCGTCCTTCCTCATGGAGAGACGGATCTTCAAGAGGGACCCCTGGGACTGTTCTTTGTTGGAGGCCTCCTGCTGGGGCACTCTGAAACCGCTCTCGTCGAGCTCAGAGAGCTTGAAGGACTCCAGCCAGACCTCCATGAGAGAGTCCTCGGAGGTGCCCGCGGTAAGCAGCGAGTTTTCGCCAtgcttgaacttgttgTAGTCCTTGATGGTGGAAAACCCTAGCGAGTGGTAGAACTGGATGGTCTgttggaacagtttctcGTCGGTGGTCACCAACGACCTGAACGCGACACCGCAGCAAGAATCCTGGAACAACATTGCGGATCTATCTTCAGTGCTATCAATGCAGTGTTGTTGTATCTTTCCGTGTTCAGCAAAATCCCTCTCTGTCTATATagcaaaaaagagagaaaaaaaaattgttatTGCAAACAAAAGAACACTAGCAGTATCTGCGAGAGAATATGTTGAGAGGTTCCAAATGatcacacacacacacagaagATATATAGAGATTGAGATCTGGGGGTTggtagaagaaagagagagagagagggtATTAAACGTGCAAAGAGACGGTTATATTTATTTAATCCGGCTGTCTGCGAACGCTAACTACTACATGTGTGCATAACTACTGTACAGACGCTACAGTGCAATACAGGGAAAGAACGTGAGGTCCCCGGCGGCCGGGTGGCTGGGTCTTTCTGCTCTTTTTCAGCGAGCGCCGGTTCTTCTGTCAGCGGCGTCTATTGTTCCCGCgcgttcttcttcctcttctgcgtGATGCCTGTCTGGGAGtgcggcggtttctgtgCTGCGCTGGGATTTCCTGTATATCCCGCAGGCCGGTAGTGGGTGCCGCGGGTGCGTGGGTGGACGGGGCGGATTAGTGGAAGCCCGCGGGCACTGGGTGTTGGCACTGGGTTGCGCGCGGGTCACATGTCCACGAGGTTCGAGCCCGTGTTACCAGCGGTGGGTGGTTGCGATGGCTGCTGGAACGGGTTCGTGTACTGCGCTTGGtgttgctgtggtggtTGGTTCGTCGGGATGTAGTATCCTGTGACTTGCACCGGTGCCTGCTGTTCCTGGGTGGGTTCCTCGATTATGTTGCTGAGGGTGAACGGGTTGTTCACGTACGAGGACCCTGTTCTCTGGTATGGCGGTTGTGACAGACCTGTACCTGTCGTCGGCATTGCCAAGAACGGGTTGTTGGTGTTCTGTTGCAGGATGGGGCCTGTATTCACGGGGGGCTCAAAGGAGAAGGATTCTTGTTGCGCGGCGATCACGGGGGACGGCGAGAAGGGGTTCGTCCCCGTGTACTGCGGCACGGTCGGTGTGATCATCACTgactgttgctgttgtaaCTGTTGCTCCAATTGTCTCTTCTGCTCTCTGATCTGCGCCAACTGTTCCCTCGCTTGTGCCTCTCTTTCCCTGTGAGCCACGTCGTCCTCGGTGTCCCCCCTGCTCTTCGCAGTGGGCACAGACTGTCTCTGTGGTGTAGTATCACTGTCTCTTGCGGCTAGCGAGTCCAAGTGTTGTTCCAACGATCTGATCAGCTTTGTAGTGATGTGTTTGATCACGGGGATGTCCAGTCCCACAGCCTTCCcgactttcaaaaacttaACGACGTACTCCGTGACGTCCACAAACACTTTGTAATTGTCCAGTGTCCTCTCCGCGTCGTCGAGGGAAAGATCGAAGAAGGACTCAAGAAGCACGATCACATCCGCGTTCAGCTTGTTGTACAACTCGAGCAGATCCTTTGTGAGCAACTTGAACGCATACAGCAGCAACTCGTTATCCAGATCCTGTGGGGAGTACCTGTTCTTGAGAAGCGCTCTGATCTGATCCAGAAGGGACTCGACCTCGCGCAGTTTCGCCTGTGTTCTGTTACCGGACTTACTCCCGCGACGGGTTTCGCCATACGCGATACATTTCGCCCTCAAGTAGTCGTTGTACCGTTGCAATGCCCTGAGGTCGTTTGCGGACCATTTATTGGAGTTGACGATCTTGTGCATGTGGAACACGGACTGTGCATGGTCAGCAAACCATTCCAGAGTGTAGGGATGCGTCGAGACCATTAAGTGTATGACGATGAGTGATTTGTAAACGACGGACCAGATGTTTAGCTGCATTCGATCCTGCAGTGCATCTACTATCTCGTTGAAATTTCGCTGGTCAGACATACCTTGTAAGATAGGGTCCACGTATTTAGCCTTTGGCGGGGCCATTTTGATCTTCGTGGCGCCCTTCACCATCTTGGTGTATGAGTTCCCGACATGGGTCAGCATGTTTTgtgtgggggggggggttgACAATATAAGCGCGGGGATGCAACTGCTAATAAATATTCGAATTGGCTGAGAGATAGGACACTTTCAGATCAACAGTCTTGCTaaagaacgaaaaaagcaaaaagcAATCGTATACAGAGAGGAAAGGCGAGAGACAGCGGCAGCACGctccccccccctccaCACTCACGCAGTGCCAAGACGGGACACAGAAGCGGGGTAACACCGCCCGCTGCACGCAGCATCACTGCACACGACGCCGCCCAGACACCTCCAAAATAACCCCGACGGCCGCGTCGCGCCCCCCCGGAAATGACGTCGTTACCCCCCACCCGCTTCCCCACGGCGCTTTCTGGGCCCGCCCCGGAGCGCGCGCACCCGCCCGCCCCCGCGTTTTATTcctcgtttctttttctgctGGCAGGGGAACTCCGCGGAGGAACAGCCGCTGCAACAGAACAAGAGACTGCGTGACGCTTACGCTACACGCgcagaaaccgccgcagcACCCAGCCGTCTGACGCAAAGCCAAGAAAGTcgcaaagaagaaaccggCGTTGAGTGGAAATATCGTTATATTCTCTGTGGAAGGTACACGTTGCTGTGCTACCTACCGTCCTGGGTTTGTGATATTTAAAACAAGCAAGGGTTTTCTGCAGTGTTCTGGATTTTGTCCTCGTCTTCTACTTCGAAACACGTTACACGGTAttcacacacacacacacacacttaTGTCAGCGATCAATATTGCGTTTAGAAGGTTTTGGAACAGCCAGACGGGGCCCAAGACGGTGCATTTCTGGGCACCCACGATGAAATGGGGGTTGGTTATTGCTGGTCTCTCGGATTTGCAGAGGCCGGTGCAGAAGTTATCCGGCACACAGTCGCTTTCCCTTCTGGCAACTGGGTTCGTGTGGACCCGGTGGTCCTTCGTGATTAAACCGAGGAACATGCTTCTGGCTTCGGTGAACTTCTTCCTGGGGTGCACGGCGAGTATGCAGATTGCTAGAATGGTTAAGTACAGGCTAGAGAGGGGGGACACGTGGCCGCAGGCATTGAAGTACCTGGTCACGTCAAAGGACGCTTCTGCAAATGCTCTAGTCGTGGGACAGCTACCACAGCCCGTGCGACAGGAGGACGCGAAATTGGTACATTGAAGGCGGGGAAGAAGCCTCCTTTACACACAATTATATATTCGTGACAGcgtctctctctctctctctctctctcagCATCAATAGCATTATATATgtaaacaacaaaaatcGGTTTTTCTCGAGCTAACTACTAGAAGCATCCTACACTCTTTAAAAGAACTTTGGAATAAGCTGCTTCACGGTGTTATTCTAACGTTTCTATTGTAAACTATACCTACGTTAAGCAACACCGAACTCACACATCTATCAGTAACGAAACATGCAGCTCTCGCATACGCACGAACATATATAATgaacggacagacccaagcCAATTAGGTTTGACCAGGCCTCACCACGTCTTACTGGCTTAGTACACTTTCTTTACACTGTCAAACTGTAGGTCACGCTTACAAAATGCAACAATAAGAATACGTgccaatttttcaaaaaatcagTTTTAAGGCTTCTATGGCCAAGTTGGTAAGGCGCCACACTAGTAATGTGGAGATCATCAGTTCGACTCTGGTTGGAAGcatttgttttttttggacCCACTCTATCACCCGAGTGAGACTTAAAACCACATTTCAGTTCCCTGCTAGGGTTGTCTCAGTAATGAATGAATGTTTAATGATCGCGAACTATTCGATGTTTTGGAATCATCAACTCTTTCTGGTAGCTTTCGGTTTGCTCCATACCAAGTGTTTGAACGATCATCCAATTGAAATTATGTGTTATGTATTATGCATTATTAAAGTGAgggtatttttttttgtattcaTTATCATTAAGAAGACTGGAGGGAATGGAGAAGATTGATACCGGTTGATGGTCTGATGCAGAACGATTCTCCCACCTATGACTGCAACTATTT
The sequence above is a segment of the Huiozyma naganishii CBS 8797 chromosome 11, complete genome genome. Coding sequences within it:
- the MPC3 gene encoding mitochondrial pyruvate carrier (similar to Saccharomyces cerevisiae YGR243W and YHR162W; ancestral locus Anc_5.83), encoding MSAINIAFRRFWNSQTGPKTVHFWAPTMKWGLVIAGLSDLQRPVQKLSGTQSLSLLATGFVWTRWSFVIKPRNMLLASVNFFLGCTASMQIARMVKYRLERGDTWPQALKYLVTSKDASANALVVGQLPQPVRQEDAKLVH
- the PEX21 gene encoding Pex21p (similar to Saccharomyces cerevisiae PEX21 (YGR239C) and PEX18 (YHR160C); ancestral locus Anc_5.86), yielding MPESCRVNPIQRFISKRDNVSVSSLPTLISSSHVHSSSSSSRSLERTFLQGHVPSLVTRQPLISDNKYSPPYVPDEASRSNTIGSSHSETWINQFSAMKVEDPLEASLEYKRLYKNYERQMGNGYRRFNSSSPDLKPQFVSPVGQRIQKSRLLKRGGTVPLSGSRASPYGTIQTHSTTTHTPTDALLEAEFNTLEQELMEQDLATPETRETSNPAFTGEQRELQEIASSIVDACSPPLTPLARDSPVQSKLASSKFMGLMKRVSDGDVTVKPAQRELFTPGTGDRVGSEYFQVGNGQHDPTKK
- the PFK1 gene encoding 6-phosphofructokinase subunit alpha (similar to Saccharomyces cerevisiae PFK1 (YGR240C); ancestral locus Anc_5.85) translates to MLFQDSCCGVAFRSLVTTDEKLFQQTIQFYHSLGFSTIKDYNKFKHGENSLLTAGTSEDSLMEVWLESFKLSELDESGFRVPQQEASNKEQSQGSLLKIRLSMRKDETQVNGSFQITYFSTELDQLVAKFKAQKVAENVYSIVDPLNNTIQFTNYASALDKTPTTADFFQKPAEDAGAASAELSTSSSEDALTKLKTSLGSLQPKKKIAVMTSGGDSPGMCAAVRAVVRTGIHFGCDVYAVYEGYEGLLRGGDLLKKMSWEDVRGWLSEGGTLIGTARSVEFRQREGRKRAAGNLIRRGIDALVVCGGDGSLTGADLFRHEWPSLVEELVKDGTFTQEQVNPYRNLTIVGLVGSIDNDMSGTDSTIGAYSALERICEMVDYIDATAKSHSRAFVVEVMGRHCGWLALMAGIATGADYIFIPERAVPRGKWQEELKQVCQRHRDKGRRNNTIIVAEGALDDELNPVTAEDVKDTLVELGLDTKVTILGHVQRGGTAVAHDRWLATLQGVDAVKAVLENTPETPSPLIGILENKIIRMPLVESVKLTKSVADAIESKNFDKAISLRDTEFIELYENFLSTTVRDDGSELLPENERLNIAVVHVGAPSAALNAATRAATLYCLSHGHKPFAIMNGFSGLIQTGKVKELSWIDVENWHNLGGSEIGTNRSVAAEDMGTIAYYLQKFKIDGLIILGGFEGFKSLKQLRDSRKDHPIFNIPMVLIPATISNNVPGTEYSLGVDTCLNALVNYTDDIKQSASASRKRVFVVEVQGGHSGYIASFTGLVTGAVSVYTPESKIDLTSIKEDLTLLQENFRHDKGENRNGKILIRNEQASSVYSTDLIADIISEQSKGRFGVRTAIPGHAQQGGVPSSKDRVTASRYAVKCCKFIEQWNKKNTAKCTDEDAHVLRFTYNAQGEKVPTVEHEDESASVICVNGSQISYKPIADLWENETDIYLRKGQDVHWREFNKVGDILSGRLRLRAEVAAGECQQNA
- the YAP1802 gene encoding Yap1802p (similar to Saccharomyces cerevisiae YAP1802 (YGR241C) and YAP1801 (YHR161C); ancestral locus Anc_5.84) — encoded protein: MLTHVGNSYTKMVKGATKIKMAPPKAKYVDPILQGMSDQRNFNEIVDALQDRMQLNIWSVVYKSLIVIHLMVSTHPYTLEWFADHAQSVFHMHKIVNSNKWSANDLRALQRYNDYLRAKCIAYGETRRGSKSGNRTQAKLREVESLLDQIRALLKNRYSPQDLDNELLLYAFKLLTKDLLELYNKLNADVIVLLESFFDLSLDDAERTLDNYKVFVDVTEYVVKFLKVGKAVGLDIPVIKHITTKLIRSLEQHLDSLAARDSDTTPQRQSVPTAKSRGDTEDDVAHREREAQAREQLAQIREQKRQLEQQLQQQQSVMITPTVPQYTGTNPFSPSPVIAAQQESFSFEPPVNTGPILQQNTNNPFLAMPTTGTGLSQPPYQRTGSSYVNNPFTLSNIIEEPTQEQQAPVQVTGYYIPTNQPPQQHQAQYTNPFQQPSQPPTAGNTGSNLVDM